From the Polynucleobacter sp. MWH-UH35A genome, one window contains:
- the rho gene encoding transcription termination factor Rho — translation MQLTELKGLHVSALLEMAASLEIENTQRMRKQELMFAILKKRAKAGETVFGDGTLEVLPDGFGFLRSPEASYMASPDDIYISPAQIRRFNLHTGDSVEGEVRTPKDGERYFALVKVDKINGLAPEALKNRIMFENLTPLHPNRVIGLERDIKAEENLTGRIIDMISPIGYGQRGLIVASPKSGKTVMMQHIAHAISANNPDAILIVLLVDERPEEVTEMQRSVRGEVVASTFDEPAVRHVQVAEMVIEKAKRLVEMGKDVIILLDSITRLARAYNTVVPSSGKVLSGGVDANALQRPKRFFGAARNIEEGGSLTIIATALIETGSRMDDLIYEEFKGTGNMEVHLERRLAERRVYPSINLNKSGTRREELLVKAENLQKIWVLRKLLADMDDIEAMNFIVDKLKSTKNNGEFFDLMRRGG, via the coding sequence ATGCAATTAACTGAACTTAAAGGCCTCCACGTATCCGCCCTGCTTGAAATGGCTGCTAGCCTGGAGATTGAAAATACACAACGGATGCGCAAACAAGAATTGATGTTTGCCATTCTGAAGAAACGTGCGAAGGCTGGTGAAACTGTATTTGGCGATGGCACTTTAGAAGTATTGCCTGATGGCTTTGGTTTCTTGCGTTCCCCAGAAGCTTCCTATATGGCTTCTCCTGATGATATTTATATCTCTCCTGCACAGATCCGCAGATTTAACTTACACACTGGCGATAGCGTTGAGGGAGAAGTACGCACACCTAAAGATGGCGAACGTTACTTTGCATTAGTCAAGGTAGACAAGATTAACGGTTTAGCTCCAGAAGCACTTAAAAACCGCATCATGTTCGAAAACTTAACGCCATTACACCCTAACCGCGTGATCGGCTTAGAGCGTGATATCAAGGCCGAAGAGAATCTGACTGGCCGAATCATCGACATGATCTCCCCAATTGGTTATGGTCAGCGTGGTTTGATCGTGGCCTCACCAAAGTCCGGTAAGACAGTGATGATGCAACACATTGCGCATGCCATCTCTGCAAACAATCCGGATGCAATCTTGATCGTTTTGCTCGTTGATGAACGTCCTGAAGAAGTTACCGAAATGCAACGCTCCGTTCGTGGTGAAGTGGTTGCCTCAACTTTTGATGAGCCAGCTGTGCGTCACGTTCAAGTTGCCGAGATGGTGATTGAAAAAGCTAAACGTTTAGTAGAGATGGGCAAAGATGTCATCATCTTGCTTGACTCGATTACTCGTCTTGCACGCGCATACAACACAGTTGTCCCTTCATCCGGCAAGGTACTTTCAGGCGGTGTGGATGCCAATGCATTGCAACGTCCTAAGCGTTTCTTTGGTGCCGCTCGCAATATTGAAGAAGGTGGTTCATTAACCATCATCGCTACCGCCCTGATTGAAACTGGCAGCCGTATGGACGACCTCATTTATGAGGAATTCAAAGGCACTGGCAATATGGAAGTTCACCTCGAGCGTCGTTTGGCTGAGCGTCGTGTTTACCCATCTATTAATCTCAATAAGTCGGGTACTCGCCGCGAGGAATTATTGGTTAAAGCCGAAAATCTCCAGAAGATCTGGGTATTGCGTAAATTGCTGGCCGATATGGACGATATTGAGGCAATGAACTTTATTGTCGATAAGCTCAAATCCACCAAAAACAACGGCGAATTCTTTGACCTCATGCGTCGCGGAGGCTAA